The nucleotide sequence CAGATTCCCAATCCAAATGATTTAGAATCGGCCATTCGTTGCATAAAGGCACGACAAATGACCTACAGAGAAGCTAGTGAAGTATATGGTATACATTATTCAGTACTTTTTCGCCATGTCAAAAATCCGGACATGAAGGCACAAGGTGGACAAACTGCACTTTCCATTAAAGAAGAAAATCATATAGTATCATGCCTGTCTCTTTGTGCAGAATGGGGCTATCCATTGGACAGGTATGATATTAGAATGGTTGTGAAAGGATACCTGGATCGACGTGGTAAGAAGGTGAGGcaattcaaaaaaaacaatatgccTGGAAAGGATTGGGCAAATGGTTTTCTGACTAGGCACAAAACAAAACTTGCTCTCAGATtatgtcaaaatataaaacgttcCAGGGCAGCTATTACTAGAGAAACATTGAATAATTACTTTGACAACCTGGAAATCTCTTTAGAGGGTATTCCTCCTAGTCATATTGTTAACTACGATGAAACCAATTTAACCGATGACCCGGGTAGACGTAAAGTAATTACAAAGCGTGGATCGAAATATCCTGAACGTGTTATGAATAACAGTAAAGCTTCAACTTTAGTAATGTTCGCTGCTGCAGCTGATGGAGTACTCCTACCACCATATGTTGTATATAGATCAAAACATATAAGTGATACATGGAGAATTGGTGGTCCTAAACATACCCGTTTTAATCGTTCTAAATCTGGTTGGTTCGACAGCTTCTGTTTTGACGATTGGATAAAAACAATTGCTATTCCATATTTATCTAAACTTTCTGggacaaaaatattgattggaGATAATTTGTCAAGTCATCTTTCCActgaatcaattaaaatttgccaaaaatataatattaagtttgtaTTCCTACCTACCAATTCCACGCATCTAACTCAACCACTTGATGTGGCCTTTTTTAGACCACTGAAAATGCATTGGAGaagtattttagaaaattggaaaaaaactgATGGTGCTCATGAAATATCTATTCCTAAGGATCGTTTTCCTATGTTATTGAAACGACTTATACTAAAACTTAATGAAAatggtgtaaataatataaaagctggttttaataaatgtggTATTGTTCCATTTAACAGAGACAGAGTCCTAACTATGTTGCCGTATGATAGCTGTGATGTTAATCAAAGTGGAGATAGCATAAACAATTCAGTTTTAGAGTTCTTAAAAAGTATGAGGTCAAGTAACAGTACACcaagaaaaaccaaaaaaagatTACAGGTAGAACCAGGGAAAAGTGTTGAAACTGTATCAGATACTGATACTGACTCAGAACTAAGAACAGAATTACCTAATGAAAGTTCATCAGATGCAGACGAACCTTAAATGTCATTAAGTAATGTTCTCCATACTAATTTAGAACCTCAGGTAGTGAAACATgggataacatttaaaaatataatccctATAGACAAAGAAATTAAAGTAAACGTTGATGACTGGGTATTAGTATCTTTTAAACTTGAGAATATCAAGCAATCAATTAGTAAAGATATGGTATACATGTATTACATTGGACAAATCATTAAACAATTAGATGGATCtacatatgtaggtacatttttaagaaGAAAGACCACAAAACTTTTTAAAGGCTTTGTGTATGGGTTTCCAAATGTTAAAGACATTTGTGAGTTTGATAGATCCcaaattattggaaaaatgCAAAAACCAGTACCATATTGTAGAGGGTTTTTCAAGTTCACATTTAACTATAACTCCATCTAGTCTTCTAACcatttacatttaacaattaatagttGAAAGTATTAACtagatattatgtttgttgcctaggtaatgtataatataaaaaaagtaaatccaAAGACTTGAAATTAAGAGActgaaatgttaattttatttttattttttcatatgatgtatttatatacattttgttacatttacatttacccatgttaattataagagttatgtttatgtttttaacctaatattataaaataagttaacctaatattataaaataagttaatccAAATACTGGAAAGTAAAAgactaaaatgttaattttatttttatttttatttattcatatgatttatgactaaaatgttatgacaaggtgttatttttattttgttttcttaatatttattgatacagTTAGTAAatgttgttgtattttaataaaaaaaaaaaagtttaatggtAAAagttgtgtataattttttaaaaatatcaataattgtttCTATTCAACAACCTGatgatataatagaaaaatgtatgaaaaactcttaaatatttctattgtcACCAACTGTCGGGTCAATAGAAACAGagcacttaaaaaaatatataaaattatttattgaaactaaacattttttgaatcgCCAGGTTTAAAGTACTCGGCAAGACCAGTATTTTGATGTACTAATCAATTTTGTAGCTCAAATAGATACGTTTTTATGATACTTCAAAGTTCAAAAGTGTTTCTATTCACCCGGTTTTACGGTgccgataattttattatattcatgtccGCGCCGCTatcgattaaaaatttgtgTTCATTTCCTACGAAATCGGTCgacctacataaaatatgctcCGCATGAATCGGTGTAATTACgcgtacattattttt is from Aphis gossypii isolate Hap1 unplaced genomic scaffold, ASM2018417v2 Contig01096, whole genome shotgun sequence and encodes:
- the LOC126555783 gene encoding uncharacterized protein LOC126555783 codes for the protein MGRIRKRDPRANKYQIPNPNDLESAIRCIKARQMTYREASEVYGIHYSVLFRHVKNPDMKAQGGQTALSIKEENHIVSCLSLCAEWGYPLDRYDIRMVVKGYLDRRGKKVRQFKKNNMPGKDWANGFLTRHKTKLALRLCQNIKRSRAAITRETLNNYFDNLEISLEGIPPSHIVNYDETNLTDDPGRRKVITKRGSKYPERVMNNSKASTLVMFAAAADGVLLPPYVVYRSKHISDTWRIGGPKHTRFNRSKSGWFDSFCFDDWIKTIAIPYLSKLSGTKILIGDNLSSHLSTESIKICQKYNIKFVFLPTNSTHLTQPLDVAFFRPLKMHWRSILENWKKTDGAHEISIPKDRFPMLLKRLILKLNENGVNNIKAGFNKCGIVPFNRDRVLTMLPYDSCDVNQSGDSINNSVLEFLKSMRSSNSTPRKTKKRLQVEPGKSVETVSDTDTDSELRTELPNESSSDADEP